A window of the Eulemur rufifrons isolate Redbay chromosome 6, OSU_ERuf_1, whole genome shotgun sequence genome harbors these coding sequences:
- the LOC138384831 gene encoding olfactory receptor 51F2-like: protein MPTLQNTTSSSIIFLLTGVPGLEAFHTWISIPFCFLYATALSGNSLILFAIVTQPSLHEPMYYFLSMLSTTDLGLSISTLVTMLGIFWFNKREIGFNACLSQMFFIQLFTVMESSVLLAMAFDRFVAISNPLRYASVLTDLKIAQIGVAIITRGTVTLTPMVALLKRLSYCRSHVLHHSYCFHPDVMKLSCTDTRINSAVGLTALITTAGVDLMFIVLSYVLIIKTVLCIASPGERKKAFSTCISHIGAVAVFYIPLISLSFVHRFGKQAPPYVHTLIANAYLLIPPVMNPIIYSVKTKQIRKAVLHVLHLSMTKAR, encoded by the coding sequence ATGCCAACGCTGCAGAATACGACATCATCTTCCATCATTTTCCTGCTAACTGGTGTTCCTGGGCTGGAGGCCTTCCACACCTGGATCTCCATCCCCTTCTGCTTCCTCTATGCAACTGCCCTCTCGGGAAACAGCCTGATTCTCTTCGCCATCGTCACTCAGCCCAGCCTCCACGAGCCCATGTACTATTTCCTCTCCATGCTGTCCACCACTGACCTCGGCCTGTCCATATCCACTCTGGTCACCATGCTGGGGATATTCTGGTTCAATAAAAGGGAGATCGGCTTTAATGCCTGCTTGTCCCAGATGTTTTTCATTCAACTTTTCACTGTCATGGAATCCTCAGTGCTGTTGGCCATGGCTTTTGATCGTTTTGTGGCCATCTCTAATCCTCTTAGATACGCTTCTGTCTTAACTGACCTTAAGATAGCACAGATTGGAGTAGCAATCATCACCAGGGGGACAGTAACACTGACACCAATGGTAGCACTTCTTAAGAGACTGTCCTATTGCCGCAGCCATGTGCTCCACCACTCCTACTGCTTCCACCCCGATGTGATGAAGCTCTCCTGCACGGACACCAGGATCAACAGCGCAGTGGGGCTGACTGCCCTGATCACCACCGCTGGGGTGGACTTGATGTTTATTGTCCTTTCTTATGTGTTGATTATTAAGACGGTCCTCTGCATTGCATCCccgggagagaggaagaaagcctTCAGCACATGCATCTCCCATATTGGGGCTGTTGCTGTATTCTATATTCCCTTGATCAGTCTGTCCTTTGTTCACAGATTTGGGAAGCAGGCCCCGCCCTATGTACACACTCTGATTGCCAATGCCTACCTGCTGATCCCTCCTGTAATGAACCCCATCATCTACAGTGTGAAGACCAAACAGATCCGCAAGGCTGTGCTGCACGTTCTTCATTTAAGCATGACAAAAGCTAGATga
- the LOC138384066 gene encoding olfactory receptor 51F2-like, with product MPTFHNSTSTTFLLTGIPGLEWAHAWISIPFCCLYLTALSGNTLILFVVLTEPSLHEPMYYFLSMLSTTDIGLCISTLVTVLGIFWLNAREIGFHACLSQMFFIHLFTFMESSVLLAMAFDRFVAISNPLRYATILTHARITQIGLAVITRGTVILTPLVLLLKRLSFCHSHVLHHSYCFHPDVMKLSCSDTKINSAFGLTAIISTAGVDSIFILLSYVLIIRSVLSIASPEERKKAFSTCVSHITAVAVFYIPLISLSFVHRFGKYAPAFVPTLIANVYLLLPPVMNPIIYSVKTKQIQKAVLKLLCSRGTRI from the coding sequence ATGCCAACCTTCCATAACTCCACTTCCACTACTTTCCTCCTGACGGGAATCCCTGGACTTGAATGGGCCCATGCCTGGATCTCCATCCCCTTCTGCTGCCTCTATTTAACTGCACTTTCTGGGAATACCTTGATCCTATTTGTAGTTCTCACTGAGCCAAGCCTCCACGAGCCCATGTACTATTTCCTCTCCATGTTGTCCACCACTGACATTGGCTTGTGCATCTCTACTCTGGTGACAGTGCTGGGAATCTTCTGGCTTAATGCCCGTGAGATCGGCTTCCATGCTTGTTTATCGCAGATGTTCTTCATTCACCTCTTCACTTTCATGGAATCTTCAGTGCTCCTGGCTATGGCCTTTGATCGTTTTGTGGCCATTTCTAACCCCTTGAGATATGCCACCATTCTAACTCATGCAAGAATCACACAGATTGGTTTGGCAGTCATTACCAGGGGAACAGTCATTTTGACACCACTAGTCCTGCTTCTTAAGCGACTGTCCTTCTGCCACAGCCACGTGCTCCACCACTCCTACTGCTTCCACCCTGATGTGATGAAGCTCTCGTGTTCAGACACGAAGATCAATAGTGCATTTGGACTAACTGCAATCATCTCCACCGCTGGAGTGGACTCCATCTTCATTCTGCTCTCCTACGTCCTCATCATCCGCTCAGTTCTCAGCATTGCATCcccagaggagaggaagaaggccTTCAGCACCTGCGTCTCTCATATCACCGCTGTGGCTGTATTCTACATCCCTTTGATCAGCCTGTCCTTTGTCCACAGATTTGGAAAATATGCCCCTGCCTTTGTGCCCACTCTCATTGCTAATGTGTACCTTCTCCTGCCGCCTGTGATGAATCCCATCATCTACAGCGTGAAAACCAAGCAGATTCAGAAAGCTGTGCTCAAACTCCTATGTTCCAGAGGAACTCGGATTTAA
- the LOC138384830 gene encoding olfactory receptor 51F2-like, translating to MLPSIIIPSSFNQSILHPAVFFLTGIPGLETSHAWISIPFCCLYAIALSGNGMILFVIITESSLHEPMYYFLSMLSFTDLGLCLSTLVTMLGIFWFNAPEISFDACIGQMFFIHGFTFMESSVLLAMAFDRFIAICNPLRYATILTNSRIIKVGFAIVIRGTVALVPLLLLLKHLSFCRSHVLHHSYCFHPDVMKLSCTDTRINSAFGLAIVISTAGLDSVLILLSYVLIIRSVLSIASPEERKKAFGTCVSHISAVAIFYIPMISLSLVHRFGKHAPPLVHTLIANVYLLIPPVMNPIIYSVKTKQIRKAVLKVFCSKLI from the coding sequence ATGCTTCCCTCAATTATTATCCCATCATCCTTCAACCAGAGCATTTTGCACCCTGCAGTCTTCTTTCTCACTGGCATCCCTGGCCTTGAAACCTCTCATGCCTGGATCTCCATCCCCTTCTGTTGCCTCTATGCCATTGCTCTCTCTGGGAATGGCATGATTCTGTTTGTCATCATCACTGAGTCGAGCCTCCATGAACCCATGTACTATTTCCTCTCCATGCTGTCCTTCACGGACCTAGGTCTGTGTCTTTCTACATTGGTCACCATGCTGGGTATATTCTGGTTCAATGCTCCAGAAATCAGCTTTGATGCCTGCATTGGCCAAATGTTTTTTATCCATGGCTTTACATTCATGGAGTCCTCAGTCCTCCTGGCAATGGCCTTTGACCGCTTCATTGCCATCTGTAACCCACTGAGATATGCCACAATCTTAACCAATTCACGGATCATCAAAGTGGGCTTTGCAATCGTTATTAGGGGGACCGTGGCTCTGGTGCCCTTACTCTTGCTCCTCAAGCATCTGTCCTTCTGCCGCAGCCACGTGCTCCACCACTCCTACTGCTTCCACCCTGATGTGATGAAGCTCTCGTGCACAGACACCAGGATCAACAGTGCATTTGGCCTGGCCATTGTCATCTCTACTGCTGGCTTGGACTCTGTCTTGATTCTCCTCTCCTATGTTCTGATCATCCGCTCTGTGCTCTCTATCGCCTCCCCAGAGGAGCGGAAAAAGGCTTTTGGTACCTGCGTTTCCCACATCAGTGCTGTTGCCATCTTCTACATTCCCATGATCAGCTTGTCACTGGTGCACAGATTTGGGAAGCACGCCCCTCCCCTCGTGCACACACTCATTGCCAATGTTTATCTGCTCATCCCTCCTGTAATGAATCCCATAATCTACAGTGTGAAGACCAAGCAAATTCGCAAGGCTGTGCTGAAAGTATTTTGTTCTAAGCTAATTTAG
- the LOC138384832 gene encoding olfactory receptor 51F2-like: protein MSSFLNVTSSSLIFILTGVPGLEVAHAWVSVPFCCLYITALSGNGIILFVIITESSLHEPMYYFLSMLSTTDLGLCISTLVSTLGIFWFNSRQISFHACVAQTFFIQLFTVMESSVLLAMAFDHFIAICNPLRYATILTDSRIIKVWFAILVRGTVILLPLALLLKRLSFCQSHVLRHSYCFHPDIIQLSCSDNKINSVLGLTALIVTAGADSIFILLSYILIIKTVLSIASPEERHKAFSTCISHVGAVAIFYIPLISLCFVHRFGKRAPPNVHILMANVYLLIPPVMNPIIYSVKTKQIRRAIKKVLSPKGSEAWF from the coding sequence ATGTCATCTTTTCTTAATGTCACTTCCTCTTCTCTGATCTTTATCCTGACGGGAGTTCCAGGCCTAGAAGTTGCTCATGCCTGGGTCTCCGTCCCCTTCTGCTGTCTCTACATAACTGCCCTCTCTGGAAATGGCATAATCCTATTTGTCATCATCACTGAGTCGAGTCTCCATGAACCTATGTACTATTTCCTCTCTATGCTCTCAACCACGGACCTGGGCTTGTGTATTTCCACACTAGTCTCTACGCTGGGCATATTCTGGTTCAACTCAAGACAGATCAGCTTCCACGCCTGTGTTGCCCAGACATTCTTCATTCAACTCTTTACTGTCATGGAGTCCTCAGTGCTCCTAGCAATGGCCTTTGACCACTTCATTGCTATTTGTAATCCACTGAGATATGCTACCATCCTGACTGACTCCAGAATCATCAAAGTGTGGTTTGCAATCCTTGTCAGAGGCACAGTGATTCTATTGCCTTTGGCCTTGCTTCTTAAACGTCTGTCCTTCTGCCAAAGCCATGTGCTCCGCCATTCCTACTGTTTCCACCCTGACATTATCCAGCTCTCATGTTCTGACAATAAGATCAATAGTGTTTTAGGACTTACTGCCCTCATAGTCACTGCAGGAGCGGACTCCATCTTTATTCTTCTCTCCTACATCCTGATTATTAAGACCGTCCTAAGCATTGCTTCCCCAGAGGAGCGGCATAAGGCCTTCAGCACTTGTATCTCCCACGTAGGTGCTGTAGCCATTTTCTACATCCCTCTCATTAGCTTGTGCTTTGTCCACAGGTTTGGGAAAAGAGCACCTCCTAATGTGCACATTCTCATGGCTAATGTGTATTTGCTTATTCCACCAGTGATGAATCCCATTATTTACAGTGTGAAAACCAAGCAGATCCGTAGGGCCATTAAAAAAGTCCTCTCTCCCAAGGGATCTGAGGCCTGGTTCTAA